Within Aspergillus oryzae RIB40 DNA, chromosome 2, the genomic segment AGGGAAGCACCACGACGCCGTTTGATATGATGCTCGTGAACAAGACCTCTCGCTTCCATGTGGCCCAGGCTGCTATTAAAGGAGCGGCGAAGCGAAACGAGAAGGTTCAACTCCGTGAGCAGGAGCTGAGCACAGAGTTGAATCACAACATTGTCGAGACACGAAAGTATATCCATGCAAACCGCAAGGGTAAgttatctcttctcttcagcgTCtgctttttatttccccTGGCTGATTCAGTGTAGACCCTGATGATATGTATGAGATGCCACAATTTAGATAAGTCTACGGTCTAGGGGAATAAACAGGGGGGATCACATAGCCACATCAAAAGGCATTGGAATGAATACGCTATCGCATGATCGATCTACTTGGTAGTCGTTGCTTACAGTGGAAAAAGATTGTTTATACAAAATTGTGAGTGAGGTGCAGCCAGTGACATGCGTACTTTCCCTACAGATTCAAATGAGTGTGTTCTCGATTCTCGACCTCGTGATTGGCCTTATTACCCCTCTAGTACTCGTAGGCGTTTTCAATCTCAGCCTCGCCTCCACTACATCTTAATATcgctttcccctcttccccctcaCAAATCGTCAACCACCCCTGGTACAACTCTGTGTATATTATCAACCGGACATTAGAAAAATGCGTCTCACCCACGATGATTATACGGTCGCATGGATCTGTGCCCTGCCACTAGAAATGACTGCTGCGAAGGCTATGCTGGATACGTTACACCACTTATTACCCCAGGCAGAAAACGATTATAATAGTTATACTCTCGGGAGTATTCATGGTCATAATATTGTGGTGGCCTGTTTACCGTCCGGTGTATATGGAACAATAGCCGCCTCGACGGTAATATCTCAGCTGTGTTCCACTTTCCCAAAAATCCAGTTTGGGCTGATGGTTGGAATCGGAGGGGGAGTTCCTAGTACTGGGGCTGATATTCGCCTTGGCGATGTTGTAGTGAGCAAGCCAACGCCTACCTCCTGTGGTGTTATACAGTATGATTACGGCAAATTCACGCACAATGGACGGTTCCAGCGCACAGGCTCTCTGAACAAACCTCCCCGAGTTCTGTTAACCGCCATCTCTCAGATGCAGAGCGATAATATGATGGGAAACCGACCGGTTCACGGCATAATATCACGTGCCTTGCTCAAGAACCAAGCAATGCAGGAACAGTTCTCTCGACCACAAGAAGATCTATTGTTTCATGCCCAGTATAACCACCAGCCCGGCGCCCTAGACTGTTCCAATTGTGATCGTGGCAAGGTATTAGCTCGTGCTCTGAGACCGATCGATGACCCATACATCCATTACGGTTTAATCGCTTCGGGGGATCAGGTTATAAAGGATGCTACTACCCGCGATACCATTGCGCAAGAGAGTGGCATGGGTGTTCTCTGCTTTGAAATGGAGGCGGCCGGTCTAATGGACCAACTACCTTCTCTTGTGATTCGCGGTATCTGCGATTACTGTGATTCACATAAAAACAAAAGTTGGCAAGGATATGCCGCCATTGTGGCCGCTGCATATGCCAAGGTTCTCTTATCTGTGGTTCCAGTCCaccgccaccatcatcataaGCTGGAATTACataaaatgaaagaaaaagcctgGATGGTCCCATTCAGAAAGAATACACGTTTCATAGGCCGCGAGTCCGAAATTGCAGAACTTGAGGGACGGATAGAGAATACGAAAGGACCGTCCAAGATTGCGATTTGTGGGCTAGGCGGAGTTGGAAAGACCCAAATTGCACTTGAGCTGGCCTACCGTTTACAAAGCAGGAACTCAGACTACTCAGTCTTCTGGATTCCATGTACGAGCCACGAAAGTGTGGAACAAGCATACATGACTCTGGCACAGATAGTAGGCATTCACAATGTACAGCCTGCAGAGGCGAAAAACAGCGTGAAGGCCTTTCTTAGTCAGAGTACGGGGCGGTGGCTTTTAATCTTCGATAATGCGGACGATATAGATATGTGGATCCAAAGCTGCGCCGGTAACCCCAACCCAGTTCTGGTCGATTTTCTGCCTCAGAGTGATCAAGGCCACATTCTATTCACGACTCGGAATCGAAAGCTAGCTGTAAAGCTGGCATCGTCTGATGTAATAGATATTTCCGAGCCCGATATAGAAACTGCCTCGAAAATCCTTGGCAATCTTTTGATTAAGAAAGACTTACTCGATGACAGTGATACAACAATGGCTCTGATCGAACAGCTGgcctttcttcctctggcaATAACCCAGGCAGCAGcatatatcaatgaaaatgaTATTGGATTTACGGAATATGTTATGCTTCTGCAGGAACCGGAGCCAGAGGTGATAGAGCTGCTGAGTGAAGGCTTTGGAGATGGGGAGCAATATAAATCCGCGAACCCCGTTGCTACTACCTGGTTAATCTCGTTTCAACAAATTCAGAGATTGAGCCAGCTAGCAGCGGATTATCTATCATTTATGGCGTGTATAAGCCCCCGCGACATCCCACAGTCATTGCTTCCTTCGGCcatatccaagaagaagaaggttgaagCAATAGGCCTCCTTAAAGCGTTCTCATTCATTAATGAGCAGGCCGAGGGACGCCTGAATCTCCACCGACTCGTATATTATGCAACTCGAAACTGGATGAGAAAGAACCGACAGCTTGACTCATATATTCGGAAAACCGCAGACCAACTCAATCATGTCTTTCCAACTGAAGACCATACTAATCGAAAGTTGTGGAGACAGTATCTACCTCACGCTGTAGCATTGATTAGTCAACGTGAGTTCCTTGAGCAACAGAAAGTATATGCTACATTTCTTGAGAAGGTTGGGATGTGCCTGTATCGGGATGGCAGATATGGTGAAGCCGAAGACCCAGTGCTACGGGCAATGGACATCAACGTACAAATCCTAGGGCGGGAACATACTTCTACCCTTGATAGTATGGCCAGACTTGCGTGGATACACATGAAGCAGGGCCGATGGAAAGACGCAGAACAACTACAAGTACACGTACTGGCGGCTAGTAAGAGAGTTTTAGGACCAAAGCATCTTGATACTCTGGCTAGTATGAATGACTTAGCATGCACATACCATGAACAGGGTCGACAGGAAGAATCAGAAAATCTACAGATACAGGCGCTGGCAGCCCTCAAGGAAACTCTAGGGCTAGAACATGCAGTCACCCTAACAAGTATGAACAATCTAGCTTCTGTATACCGGTACCAGATGCGTTGgaaagaagcggaagacCTTGAGCTGCAAGTTATAAAACTCCGTAAGCGGGTACTAGGTTCGGATCATCCAGACACAGTGACTGCCATGAACAATATGGCACTTATATATCAGGGGCaggaaagatggaaggaggCAGAAGCACTAGGGGCACAGGTAATAGAGGCGCGAAGAATGATAATTGGTGAAGAACATCCTGACACTTTGGCAAGCATGATTGTTCTGGCGTTGGGGTACAGGGACCAGAAACGGTGGAAGGAAGCTGAGGATCTGATGTTGAAAGTGATAAAGACCCAGAAGCAGGCGATCGGACCAGAGCATCTGGACACTCTGAACGTGTTGGAATGGCTAGCATCTACATACTGGAGCCAGGGACGATGGAGGGATGCAGAGAAAATATATTCCGATCTGGTGGAAACACACAAGCGCGTGCTAGGGCCCAAACACCCCAAGACTGTGAGCAACATGGCCTGGCTAGCGCACATATACTGGCACCAACAGCGGTGGAAGGATGCagaggagctggagatccATATCCTAGAGACCCGCAAGTGTGTACTAGGGCCAGAGCATCCAGACACATTGGCCATTATGCACGATCTAGCCCATACCTTGATGAAGTTTCAACAGAAGGTTGGGGATgctttggctttgatggAACAGTGTGTTTCGCTCCGAGATAAGGTATTAGGGCCTGATCATCCAGATACGCTACGCTCCTCCCATAAACTTAGTGAATTCAAAAAAGCAGATCACTTACCAGATACAAACCAACAGATGTCTGATCAAGTGGAAAGTGATCAATCTATGAGAGAAATCTCCACAGCTCTGGTGATCACTGCACCAGATACCAAGCACATTAACCGGGCCAAAAGTTTAGCGACCCCTATAAGATGGCCATTCGAAAACCACCCTCTCCTCATTGCTTCCAGAAAAATTTCATCTGTATCCCAAGGTCACGACTTACGAGAGGTTGATTAAGTGATGCCAATGGTCGGCCGAAATCTATTATTACACCCAGAATTAACGCCCCGCTTTCAGCAGTTCAAGGATGCTAACATGGTAATTGTCGCTATCATTGACGCAGATTTAATTTAGAAGAGGAATAGTTCCTGTCTCTATGCCAGTCAGAGTGTCCTGTTCCTTCGCCTCTTCACCCTCGCGGTAGTGTATCGCAAAGAAGTCCATTGTCGGTATCTTggatgctcttcttcttcctctccgtctTGTCGTTTCAGGGCTCGCATGCGTACGACCTGTGTGTTTGACAGTTGTAGGACGATACTGGAAAGGTCAACACTAAATCGGTCTCCTATTGATCGCGTTTAAGCCACACGCCAGCCCGTTAGTAGTTGAGTAGTAATCACCAGCGAGATGTGGGACGGCTACGGAAGAGATTTTTACCTAATAGTTGTGTCTGTCTTCGCCctcttttctgtctttcccGGTGACTGTGTGATCTTTGATTGTCACAAATTGGATACTCTCTGTCGATATATATGATATGCCACAATGTGGATGAGTCGGCGATATTGAGGATACTAGCACTTGAATTGATACATGGCATGCAAAAACAGATTGCAACGAGTGCAAAGTATCATAACAAAAGAGAGGTTTACAATGGGGGATAcaaaaaaagcaacaaacagaaaaagcATACCTGCGAAATCTCAAGCAGAGCCTTGCGATTAAAACTGGGCTGACATTTAACGTCGGCATCCGCAGTTTACCTTTCTATCTCTCACGCTACCCCGTCCACCACACTCACCGCAAGCGAGCTCCGGGTATGCTGGATTCCTCCTTGCGCCTCTACAATCGCCGCATGTTTTGTGTAAGAAGTACATGCCGGTTCCGCCACACTCCTCACATTTTGGCTCAGGCCTTCTGGTAACCACCCCATCTGACGGGACTAGGTGCGTCAGAGTGTGAACCAATATACGAACTGGATGTGGTTGACAGAGAGCTGGTTTCGTGTCTGCTGGTATGTCTGAAGCTGACTCCAAAGTTATTTATTGTTATCTGATTAAAGCAAGTAGAAATGACAAGTTGATGGGTTAACTCCGAATGATGAGATTCACGGCGCTTACAGAACTGGCTTCTTGACGGTCAGGTGCCACACCGCTTTACATCTGAACGGCAGAATCTTGaaccctcttctctcttggTTATAGTAGCAGCTTTTGTTGTGCCATAAGCAGGAGTAGTTGTGCGGTTAGAAGGATAATGAGTGTTTTATTGTGAGTTTGTATAAATATAGCTTGTTTACCCGACCGCCGAGCTTTCAAATCCTCCGCCCTTTCTGATTGGACAATAGATCTCTAAAATATTCAACCGCTTGCAGATGCACGGGTTATACTGGCCCTTAAGTGTTCTCCGTCATCTGGAAGATCAAGATTCTGACTGATATCAACCACTGCAGCACTTCGAGATTGCAGGCCTATCGTCATTTCTAAACCGTCAGGCGTTAGTGAAAAACCAAGGCACACATGTTCAAAGGCTTTTTGACGAATATCCCGGCACATTCACAAGCACTGGGGCTTATACAAGGCGCAACCCACGTGTGAATCGCATGAAGTGACAGGTTGGATTCGTCTTAAGGGAGTTTATCCATGGTCTCAAGGTTCTCCTAACCCGGTTAGACCATTGCCAAGAAATACCACGCCTCAGGCCCACATCCGAATCCGTAGAATTCCATTCCAAC encodes:
- a CDS encoding uncharacterized protein (TPR repeat) gives rise to the protein MTAAKAMLDTLHHLLPQAENDYNSYTLGSIHGHNIVVACLPSGVYGTIAASTVISQLCSTFPKIQFGLMVGIGGGVPSTGADIRLGDVVVSKPTPTSCGVIQYDYGKFTHNGRFQRTGSLNKPPRVLLTAISQMQSDNMMGNRPVHGIISRALLKNQAMQEQFSRPQEDLLFHAQYNHQPGALDCSNCDRGKVLARALRPIDDPYIHYGLIASGDQVIKDATTRDTIAQESGMGVLCFEMEAAGLMDQLPSLVIRGICDYCDSHKNKSWQGYAAIVAAAYAKVLLSVVPVHRHHHHKLELHKMKEKAWMVPFRKNTRFIGRESEIAELEGRIENTKGPSKIAICGLGGVGKTQIALELAYRLQSRNSDYSVFWIPCTSHESVEQAYMTLAQIVGIHNVQPAEAKNSVKAFLSQSTGRWLLIFDNADDIDMWIQSCAGNPNPVLVDFLPQSDQGHILFTTRNRKLAVKLASSDVIDISEPDIETASKILGNLLIKKDLLDDSDTTMALIEQLAFLPLAITQAAAYINENDIGFTEYVMLLQEPEPEVIELLSEGFGDGEQYKSANPVATTWLISFQQIQRLSQLAADYLSFMACISPRDIPQSLLPSAISKKKKVEAIGLLKAFSFINEQAEGRLNLHRLVYYATRNWMRKNRQLDSYIRKTADQLNHVFPTEDHTNRKLWRQYLPHAVALISQREFLEQQKVYATFLEKVGMCLYRDGRYGEAEDPVLRAMDINVQILGREHTSTLDSMARLAWIHMKQGRWKDAEQLQVHVLAASKRVLGPKHLDTLASMNDLACTYHEQGRQEESENLQIQALAALKETLGLEHAVTLTSMNNLASVYRYQMRWKEAEDLELQVIKLRKRVLGSDHPDTVTAMNNMALIYQGQERWKEAEALGAQVIEARRMIIGEEHPDTLASMIVLALGYRDQKRWKEAEDLMLKVIKTQKQAIGPEHLDTLNVLEWLASTYWSQGRWRDAEKIYSDLVETHKRVLGPKHPKTVSNMAWLAHIYWHQQRWKDAEELEIHILETRKCVLGPEHPDTLAIMHDLAHTLMKFQQKVGDALALMEQCVSLRDKVLGPDHPDTLRSSHKLSEFKKADHLPDTNQQMSDQVESDQSMREISTALVITAPDTKHINRAKSLATPIRWPFENHPLLIASRKISSVSQGHDLREVD